One Geminocystis sp. M7585_C2015_104 DNA window includes the following coding sequences:
- a CDS encoding pentapeptide repeat-containing protein translates to MKKLILASVIALLSLNTLVATSKAENVDAVKQLLKTNQCQGCDLRGANLEEVHLIGADLRGADLRGANLRGAILEGADLDGANLQGANLSGAFLTNATLNNANLTDVDLSYAIIVDALVDGATISYRNIEGAVIVETPIGIGGEYPH, encoded by the coding sequence ATGAAAAAACTAATTCTGGCTAGTGTAATTGCCCTGTTGTCCCTTAATACATTGGTGGCAACCAGTAAAGCAGAAAACGTCGACGCCGTCAAGCAACTACTAAAGACAAATCAATGTCAGGGATGTGACTTAAGAGGAGCCAATTTGGAAGAAGTCCATCTTATTGGGGCAGACTTGAGAGGTGCTGATCTTAGGGGTGCTAATCTGAGAGGTGCTATTTTAGAAGGGGCAGACTTAGACGGTGCAAACTTACAGGGGGCAAACCTGAGTGGAGCCTTTCTCACTAATGCCACCCTCAATAATGCTAACCTAACAGATGTAGACCTAAGTTATGCCATTATCGTCGATGCCCTGGTAGACGGTGCTACTATAAGCTACAGGAATATCGAGGGAGCTGTTATTGTGGAAACTCCCATTGGCATTGGCGGTGAATATCCCCACTAA
- a CDS encoding Ycf51 family protein, with amino-acid sequence MEFSLDFAQYSLWCFYGTISVLFLTLLAFIFKWGFRFRLVGVTAFMAVLTGGLFALSLGLFQRVEIPNAAKYSLVYDNGATQAVIAVSTDITPPVLEATLKQAAMDLFSYGRMAIDGEDSLTIRARVQVHQDKKTIPIYLGQIRRSLAKREDPNAEITIFQDAFAKLESLLSEG; translated from the coding sequence ATGGAATTCTCATTGGATTTTGCTCAGTATAGTCTGTGGTGCTTTTATGGTACTATAAGTGTTTTATTTTTGACCCTGTTGGCATTTATATTCAAATGGGGATTTCGTTTTCGCCTGGTGGGGGTGACGGCCTTTATGGCAGTGTTGACAGGTGGTTTGTTTGCTCTGAGTTTAGGTCTATTTCAGCGGGTGGAAATCCCCAATGCGGCCAAATACAGTCTTGTTTATGACAATGGCGCTACACAAGCAGTAATAGCGGTGAGTACGGATATTACACCGCCAGTATTAGAAGCCACTTTAAAACAGGCCGCCATGGATTTGTTCTCCTATGGGAGGATGGCTATTGACGGGGAAGACTCACTCACCATTAGGGCGAGAGTTCAAGTCCACCAGGACAAGAAAACAATACCCATATATCTTGGTCAGATTCGACGCTCCCTGGCCAAAAGAGAAGACCCGAATGCGGAAATTACTATCTTCCAAGATGCCTTCGCCAAACTGGAGTCTCTTTTGTCGGAAGGTTAA
- the rlmB gene encoding 23S rRNA (guanosine(2251)-2'-O)-methyltransferase RlmB has product MPKHSFQDKPIRKQSAVTPSVANQPDDLIYGCHPVLAAISANQQLNRLYITPKLSQDKRFEPLIPLLKARGTVVDIVDSQRLNQLTNFANHQGVAAKVAPYEYIDLHELIAQAKEKTAHPVILIADGINDPHNLGAIIRTAEALGMQGLVIPQRRAVAVTSTVMKVAAGALSYFPVARVVNINQAISRLKEEGFWIYGTIAQGGQWLHQAKLEGAIGLVIGAEDKGISQSVLKACDFLLSIPMAGKTPSLNASVATAICLYEIRRQQLLAFPSA; this is encoded by the coding sequence ATGCCTAAGCATAGTTTTCAAGACAAGCCAATAAGGAAACAGTCAGCGGTTACCCCTTCTGTTGCCAACCAGCCTGATGATTTAATTTACGGTTGCCATCCCGTATTGGCGGCTATATCTGCTAATCAACAGCTTAACCGTCTTTACATCACCCCAAAACTCTCTCAGGATAAACGTTTTGAGCCTTTAATACCCCTGTTAAAAGCCAGAGGCACAGTAGTAGACATAGTAGACAGTCAAAGACTGAATCAATTAACCAATTTTGCTAACCACCAAGGCGTCGCCGCTAAAGTTGCCCCCTATGAGTATATTGATTTGCATGAATTGATAGCACAAGCGAAGGAAAAAACAGCCCACCCGGTAATTCTAATCGCAGATGGGATAAATGATCCCCACAATTTGGGGGCTATAATTCGCACGGCAGAGGCACTAGGGATGCAGGGTTTGGTAATACCCCAAAGACGCGCGGTGGCAGTCACCTCTACGGTGATGAAAGTGGCGGCTGGTGCCTTGTCTTATTTCCCAGTAGCCAGAGTGGTGAATATAAATCAGGCCATCTCCCGGTTGAAGGAAGAGGGTTTCTGGATTTATGGTACTATAGCACAGGGGGGCCAATGGTTACACCAGGCTAAACTAGAGGGGGCCATCGGTTTAGTGATAGGGGCGGAAGACAAGGGCATAAGCCAGTCTGTGTTAAAAGCATGTGATTTCCTTCTGTCTATACCCATGGCAGGGAAAACTCCCAGTCTCAATGCCTCCGTTGCCACAGCCATTTGTCTTTATGAAATCCGTCGTCAACAACTCCTGGCCTTCCCATCTGCATGA
- a CDS encoding helix-turn-helix domain-containing protein encodes MSPRRLSEQERKEIIQLYRQGPDTSSTLAERFGVTPATISRILKKSLPAEEYESLIREKRLLRHGQPSQATSNTGEQLFLLGPQDTSDNAPVPQDIQSQHPYERAEETDQPIEQIWDTLYQEEILSPEEEEEEEEETEDKGDEEGINLEHREHYHYGEHDYIFELDWDIDFGLESTPGASEEEQVRILPLKAAVFPKTCYLVIDQSSELIARPLKDFAHLGEIPEAKVSQLTLPVFDNHRAARRFCQDKGKVIKVPDGRILQKTSSYLLAKGISCLLMDGKVYSLADS; translated from the coding sequence ATGAGTCCCAGAAGACTATCTGAACAAGAGCGGAAGGAGATAATTCAATTATACCGCCAAGGACCGGACACCTCCTCTACCTTGGCAGAGCGTTTTGGTGTCACACCGGCCACTATTAGTCGTATTCTCAAAAAAAGCCTTCCGGCAGAAGAATACGAGAGTCTAATTAGGGAAAAACGTCTCCTTCGTCATGGCCAACCCTCCCAGGCAACCAGTAACACAGGCGAACAGTTATTTCTTCTGGGGCCGCAAGATACCTCGGACAATGCCCCCGTCCCACAAGACATCCAGTCCCAACATCCCTATGAAAGGGCAGAAGAAACTGACCAGCCAATAGAGCAAATCTGGGATACCCTTTACCAAGAAGAAATCCTCTCCCCGGAAGAAGAAGAAGAGGAAGAAGAGGAGACAGAAGACAAGGGGGACGAGGAGGGAATAAACTTAGAGCACCGGGAGCACTACCACTACGGGGAACACGACTATATCTTTGAGCTCGACTGGGATATTGATTTTGGCCTCGAGTCAACCCCGGGGGCTTCAGAGGAGGAACAGGTCAGAATTCTACCATTAAAGGCGGCAGTTTTCCCCAAAACCTGTTATCTGGTGATCGACCAATCCTCTGAACTGATTGCTAGGCCATTGAAAGATTTTGCCCATCTTGGAGAAATACCAGAGGCGAAGGTGTCCCAACTGACATTACCAGTTTTTGACAATCATAGGGCGGCCAGGCGATTCTGCCAAGACAAGGGGAAGGTTATAAAAGTCCCCGACGGCAGAATCCTACAAAAGACCTCATCCTATCTGCTGGCAAAGGGCATTAGTTGCCTTCTCATGGATGGCAAAGTCTACTCCCTGGCAGACAGTTAA
- a CDS encoding histidine kinase — MSLSENTANPPTIHYHEDTLKLILFVDNPYSSEKNIEQITEYLKTLSQDYEFDLQVLEISKHPHLVEHFKLVVTPALVKVNPPPQQILAGTNLTAKLRKYWYQWQTSLQEYKKNHADKPPSSWHTCVPSSELIRLQDELFYLKKEVEDLREQIKFKDQMLAMLAHDLRTPLTAASIALETLEIYYNSQQDGDNDKNKGTIRRLFQQAKNQFFAMNKMIGELIQITRENSGKFKINPVKTDLIILTEDAINTVQPKLAEKKQYILKDIPHDLPPVYSDPKLIRQVLINILDNAIKYSPEGTPITISMLHKTSQKVEVSIMDLGPGIPDSQKEQIFEENYRLPRDGKKEGFGIGLSFCRRIIHAHYGQIWVDDNGSQGSCFRFTLPIYR, encoded by the coding sequence ATGAGTCTGTCAGAGAATACCGCTAATCCCCCCACTATCCACTACCACGAGGACACCCTTAAACTCATATTGTTTGTGGATAATCCTTACAGTTCAGAGAAGAATATAGAACAAATTACCGAATACTTAAAGACTCTAAGTCAGGATTATGAATTCGATTTACAAGTATTAGAAATAAGTAAACACCCTCATCTAGTAGAACATTTTAAGTTAGTGGTTACCCCCGCCTTGGTGAAAGTTAATCCTCCCCCTCAGCAGATCTTGGCCGGCACAAATCTCACTGCCAAACTACGTAAGTATTGGTATCAGTGGCAAACTTCTCTTCAGGAGTACAAAAAAAATCATGCCGATAAGCCCCCCTCTAGCTGGCATACTTGTGTGCCCTCTTCAGAATTAATCCGTCTCCAGGATGAGCTTTTCTATCTGAAAAAAGAAGTGGAGGATTTGAGGGAACAGATAAAATTTAAAGATCAAATGTTGGCCATGCTGGCTCACGATTTACGCACTCCCCTCACAGCCGCCTCCATTGCTCTGGAGACCTTGGAAATCTACTACAACAGTCAACAAGACGGGGATAACGACAAAAATAAGGGGACAATAAGAAGGCTTTTTCAACAGGCAAAGAACCAGTTTTTTGCCATGAATAAAATGATAGGAGAGTTAATACAAATAACAAGAGAAAATAGTGGAAAATTCAAAATAAATCCAGTGAAAACGGATTTAATTATTCTCACTGAGGATGCTATCAATACGGTGCAACCCAAACTAGCAGAAAAAAAACAATATATCCTCAAAGACATTCCCCATGACTTGCCCCCTGTTTACAGTGACCCAAAATTAATTAGACAGGTGCTGATAAATATCTTAGATAATGCCATAAAATACAGCCCAGAGGGAACCCCTATTACTATTTCTATGCTACACAAAACCAGCCAAAAAGTAGAGGTGAGTATAATGGACCTGGGTCCTGGTATACCCGACAGTCAAAAAGAACAAATTTTCGAGGAAAACTACAGACTGCCAAGGGATGGAAAAAAGGAAGGCTTTGGTATAGGCTTGAGTTTCTGTCGTCGCATTATCCACGCCCACTACGGACAAATCTGGGTAGATGACAATGGCAGTCAGGGCAGTTGTTTTCGTTTCACCCTACCAATTTACCGTTAA
- a CDS encoding DUF3067 family protein, protein MTGEQLRKLIQDKWGYSYDVQILRIRDKIYFQVMWKYLEQASFHYTEAEYLENLEQIAQYLNHWGVVSQVIEGIRETKSKPRLGKAVSIPLSLGERASEWIL, encoded by the coding sequence ATTACAGGGGAACAATTACGAAAACTAATACAGGACAAATGGGGCTATTCTTACGACGTGCAAATACTAAGGATTCGGGATAAAATCTATTTTCAAGTGATGTGGAAATATTTAGAACAGGCCTCTTTTCATTATACTGAAGCAGAGTATCTAGAAAATCTAGAACAAATAGCCCAATATCTAAACCACTGGGGAGTAGTCAGTCAAGTAATTGAAGGAATAAGGGAAACAAAAAGTAAACCTCGTCTGGGCAAAGCAGTGAGTATCCCCTTATCGTTGGGCGAAAGAGCGTCAGAATGGATTCTATAA
- a CDS encoding NUDIX hydrolase, with the protein MSNYKNPVPTVDIIIEMGDKGEEGIVLIERKNPPIGWAIPGGFVDYGETVEAAAIREAKEETGLDVTLKDLLYVYSDPKRDPRQHTVSIVFIASGKGRLQAADDAINAAIFPLNQLPSPLCFDHELILRDYLGYRRGIRPSPRL; encoded by the coding sequence ATGAGCAATTATAAAAATCCCGTGCCAACAGTGGATATTATTATCGAAATGGGAGATAAAGGAGAAGAGGGAATTGTCCTCATCGAAAGAAAAAATCCCCCCATAGGGTGGGCAATCCCAGGAGGTTTTGTAGACTATGGGGAGACAGTGGAAGCGGCTGCAATCCGTGAGGCAAAGGAGGAAACCGGCTTAGATGTAACCCTAAAAGACCTATTGTATGTCTATTCTGACCCCAAACGGGATCCCCGTCAACACACTGTGAGTATCGTTTTTATTGCCAGCGGTAAGGGTAGATTACAAGCTGCCGATGATGCCATCAATGCTGCTATTTTCCCCTTAAACCAACTACCATCACCCCTATGTTTTGACCACGAACTTATTTTACGTGACTACCTGGGGTACCGGCGTGGCATTCGTCCTTCTCCCCGGTTATAA
- a CDS encoding 6-carboxytetrahydropterin synthase, producing the protein MRCIVKRRAQFSASHRYWLPELSEEENERLFGANSRFPGHGHNYVLYVSLVGELDEYGMVTNLSDVKKIIHREVISQLDYSHLNDTWPEFQQTLPTTEYIAKAIWQRLAPYLPLVDIQLYEHPQLWANYQGKDMEATLTIGTHFSAAHRLALPELTLEENTRIYGKCARPNGHGHNYHLEVSVTGQIHPRTGMVVDLVTLHKVVEEYVVEPLDHTFLNKDIPHFAQVVPTAENIAVYIAKVLRDPIAKLGVELTKVKLIESPNNSCELDCRQLFPRQEEESISTPDSLAVV; encoded by the coding sequence ATGAGATGTATTGTAAAGCGCAGAGCCCAGTTTAGCGCTTCTCACCGGTACTGGTTGCCGGAATTGAGTGAGGAGGAGAATGAGAGGCTTTTTGGCGCTAACAGTCGTTTTCCAGGGCATGGCCACAATTATGTGCTATATGTCTCCCTGGTGGGGGAATTAGACGAATATGGCATGGTGACAAACCTTTCCGATGTGAAAAAAATCATTCACCGGGAGGTAATCAGTCAATTGGACTATAGCCATCTTAACGACACCTGGCCAGAATTCCAACAAACCCTCCCCACCACCGAATACATAGCTAAAGCCATCTGGCAACGTTTAGCACCCTATTTGCCTTTGGTAGACATACAACTATACGAACATCCGCAACTGTGGGCTAACTATCAAGGGAAAGACATGGAAGCTACACTCACCATTGGAACACATTTCAGTGCTGCACACCGTTTGGCGTTACCAGAATTGACCTTGGAAGAAAATACTAGAATCTATGGCAAATGTGCTCGTCCTAATGGTCATGGGCACAATTATCATCTAGAAGTGTCCGTAACCGGCCAGATTCACCCCCGCACCGGCATGGTTGTGGATTTGGTCACATTACATAAAGTAGTGGAAGAATATGTGGTTGAGCCTCTAGATCACACCTTCCTAAACAAAGATATACCCCATTTTGCCCAAGTGGTTCCCACCGCCGAAAATATAGCTGTCTATATAGCCAAGGTACTACGAGATCCCATTGCCAAGTTAGGAGTAGAATTAACCAAGGTAAAACTGATAGAGAGTCCCAATAACTCCTGTGAGCTCGACTGTCGTCAACTCTTTCCCCGACAGGAAGAAGAAAGTATCTCTACCCCCGATTCCCTAGCTGTTGTCTAG